From one Deferribacterota bacterium genomic stretch:
- a CDS encoding efflux RND transporter periplasmic adaptor subunit: MNILKTTRFFTTFIVLLFIFIGNIYAEDDENTPKIPVKVYKIKMQDVNPPEKEVGHVESIESVEIMARVEGYIEKVNFKEGDFIKKGSLLYIIEQPPYKARLDAAKAEVKQAKAELFKAETKLKRLKSARPESVPQTDIDDAIANRDLAAGRLEQAKANLDTASINYGYTTIYAPITGRIGKTTYTKGNLVGPSSEPLAELKQMDPIRVVFSISENNISIIRNALKDMESKDSKKILSPEIAFSDGTKYPYKGIIDFVDNKVDPRTGTIAIWTKYNNPDHLLVPGEYVNVFIKLSKPEYKPLVPQRAVQIDNEGSFVLVVNEKNVVEIRRIETGKTIEDKWIVEKGLEEGDRVIVEGILKVKPGDPVNVITDDNKKI; encoded by the coding sequence ATGAATATTTTAAAAACAACCAGATTTTTTACAACATTTATTGTATTGCTTTTTATATTCATTGGAAATATATATGCCGAAGATGATGAAAATACCCCTAAAATCCCAGTAAAGGTTTACAAGATAAAAATGCAAGATGTTAACCCACCTGAAAAAGAGGTGGGTCACGTCGAATCTATAGAATCAGTAGAAATAATGGCACGTGTAGAAGGTTATATAGAAAAGGTTAATTTTAAAGAGGGTGATTTTATAAAAAAAGGGAGTCTACTCTATATAATTGAGCAACCGCCATACAAAGCTAGATTGGATGCAGCAAAAGCAGAGGTAAAACAAGCAAAGGCAGAGCTTTTCAAGGCAGAGACAAAGCTTAAGAGACTTAAAAGTGCAAGGCCAGAAAGTGTGCCACAAACTGATATAGATGATGCTATAGCAAATAGAGATTTAGCTGCTGGCAGGCTTGAACAAGCAAAAGCAAACCTAGATACTGCATCAATCAATTACGGTTATACTACAATTTATGCCCCTATAACAGGTAGGATTGGAAAAACCACATATACCAAAGGTAACCTTGTTGGACCAAGCTCAGAACCACTTGCTGAATTAAAACAAATGGATCCCATTAGGGTAGTATTCTCGATCAGCGAAAATAATATATCAATAATAAGAAATGCCTTAAAGGATATGGAGTCAAAAGACTCTAAAAAAATCTTATCCCCTGAGATAGCATTTTCAGATGGCACAAAATATCCCTATAAAGGCATTATTGATTTTGTTGACAACAAGGTAGATCCAAGAACTGGAACAATCGCTATTTGGACAAAATATAATAACCCAGACCACCTACTTGTTCCAGGGGAGTATGTTAATGTATTTATAAAACTATCGAAACCAGAATACAAACCACTTGTCCCCCAAAGAGCTGTTCAGATTGACAATGAAGGCTCTTTTGTCCTTGTTGTAAACGAAAAAAATGTTGTTGAAATAAGAAGAATCGAAACAGGTAAAACAATAGAAGATAAGTGGATTGTTGAAAAGGGCTTAGAAGAGGGTGATAGAGTTATTGTTGAAGGGATACTTAAAGTAAAGCCAGGCGATCCTGTTAATGTTATAACCGATGATAATAAAAAAATTTAG
- the meaB gene encoding methylmalonyl Co-A mutase-associated GTPase MeaB, with product MNESSLIDLILKGDLRALSKAITLIESKREDHRKYADKIISKIYKYTGNSVRYGITGPPGVGKSTFIDRFGSMLAKKGDKIAVLAVDPSSHISGGSILGDKTRMEELSKLDNVYIRPSPSSTSLGGVTYNTREAIFLCEAAGYNRVIIETVGTGQSEINIANMVDIIILLQLPNAGDDLQGIKKGIIEIADIIAINKVSGNNITKAKNSKKYLEFALSITKSKYSNWSVPILLIDALENKGIDSLLAKSNEFISFLKEENLFSKNRKLQNIKWFDDLIESKLKMFFFNNKVIKEMYNKYREMILNGELTPSKAAEILFSSFIK from the coding sequence ATGAATGAATCATCTTTGATTGATTTAATATTAAAAGGTGACCTTAGGGCATTATCAAAAGCAATTACTTTAATAGAAAGTAAAAGGGAAGATCACAGAAAATATGCAGATAAGATAATATCTAAAATATACAAATATACAGGTAATTCAGTAAGATATGGTATAACAGGACCACCCGGTGTTGGTAAAAGCACTTTTATTGACAGGTTTGGTTCTATGCTTGCAAAAAAAGGTGATAAAATTGCTGTACTTGCAGTTGATCCCTCCTCCCATATCTCAGGGGGTAGTATACTTGGCGACAAAACAAGGATGGAAGAGCTGTCTAAACTAGACAATGTGTATATAAGACCCTCTCCAAGCTCAACATCTCTTGGGGGCGTCACCTACAACACAAGGGAGGCAATATTCTTGTGCGAAGCAGCAGGTTATAACAGAGTCATTATTGAAACTGTGGGCACGGGGCAATCTGAGATTAATATAGCAAATATGGTTGATATAATAATTTTGTTGCAATTGCCTAATGCAGGCGATGACTTACAAGGGATAAAAAAAGGTATTATTGAAATTGCTGATATTATAGCCATAAATAAGGTTTCAGGTAATAATATAACAAAGGCTAAAAATTCAAAAAAATACTTAGAGTTTGCCCTATCAATCACAAAATCTAAGTATAGCAATTGGAGTGTTCCTATCTTATTGATAGATGCACTAGAAAATAAAGGCATAGATTCGCTACTTGCTAAGAGTAATGAATTTATATCCTTTCTAAAAGAAGAAAATCTTTTTTCAAAAAACAGAAAATTGCAGAACATAAAATGGTTTGATGATCTAATTGAATCAAAACTAAAGATGTTTTTTTTCAACAATAAAGTTATTAAAGAAATGTATAATAAGTATAGAGAAATGATTCTAAATGGGGAATTAACCCCAAGCAAGGCTGCCGAAATACTTTTTTCTTCCTTCATTAAATAG